The proteins below are encoded in one region of Microbacterium pygmaeum:
- a CDS encoding DEAD/DEAH box helicase: MTTFAELGVDQDIVQTLAAKGIVDAFPIQEQTIPLGLPGQDIIGQAKTGTGKTFGFGIPVVQRLGPDPEHGVKALIVVPTRELCVQVYEDIDMLTSGRSTSVVAIYGGKAYEGQIDQLKAGAQIVVGTPGRLIDLNNQRLLDLSHATEVVLDEADKMLDLGFLPDIEKIFSKVPAIRHTQLFSATMPGPIVALARRFMTNPIHIRATDPDEGLTQANINHLVYRAHSLDKDEIIARILQADGRGKTVIFTRTKRAAQRLSDELGDRGFNTASVHGDMSQEARERSMAAFKAGKKDVLIATDVAARGIDVDDVTHVINHTIPDDEKTYLHRAGRTGRAGKTGIAVTFVDWDDLHKWALINRALEFGQPEPVETYSSSPHLFTDLDIPAGTKGRLTTAPKTQTVRTQDAASSRSGDRDASRDSAREGAPRRRRRRGEGTGEGPSAENAARAAAPEVPTEHGARDGADGAGTHDGGGKEHHDGNAAPRRRRRRRGGSRPSGAPTGA, translated from the coding sequence GTGACGACCTTCGCCGAACTCGGCGTCGACCAGGACATCGTTCAGACCCTCGCCGCCAAGGGCATCGTGGACGCATTCCCCATCCAGGAGCAGACCATCCCCCTCGGCCTTCCCGGCCAGGACATCATCGGACAGGCCAAGACCGGCACCGGGAAGACCTTCGGCTTCGGCATCCCCGTGGTGCAGCGCCTCGGTCCCGACCCCGAGCACGGCGTCAAGGCGCTGATCGTCGTCCCGACCCGCGAACTGTGCGTCCAGGTCTACGAGGACATCGACATGCTCACCTCGGGGCGCTCGACCAGCGTCGTGGCCATCTACGGCGGCAAGGCGTACGAGGGCCAGATCGATCAGCTCAAGGCAGGCGCGCAGATCGTCGTCGGCACACCGGGTCGCCTCATCGACCTGAACAACCAGCGACTGCTCGACCTGTCGCACGCGACCGAGGTCGTGCTCGACGAGGCCGACAAGATGCTCGACCTCGGCTTCCTCCCCGACATCGAGAAGATCTTCTCGAAGGTCCCCGCCATCCGGCACACGCAGCTTTTCTCGGCCACGATGCCCGGCCCGATCGTCGCGCTGGCGCGCCGGTTCATGACCAACCCGATCCACATCCGGGCGACCGACCCCGATGAGGGTCTCACCCAGGCGAACATCAACCACCTCGTCTACCGCGCGCACTCGCTGGACAAGGACGAGATCATCGCCCGCATCCTCCAGGCCGACGGCCGCGGCAAGACCGTGATCTTCACGCGCACCAAGCGTGCCGCCCAGCGTCTGTCCGACGAGCTCGGCGACCGCGGGTTCAACACGGCCTCGGTGCACGGCGACATGAGCCAGGAGGCGCGCGAGCGCTCGATGGCCGCGTTCAAGGCCGGCAAGAAGGACGTCCTGATCGCGACCGACGTCGCCGCCCGCGGCATCGACGTCGATGACGTCACGCACGTGATCAACCACACGATCCCCGACGACGAGAAGACCTACCTGCACCGCGCCGGGCGCACCGGCCGCGCCGGCAAGACCGGCATCGCCGTGACCTTCGTCGACTGGGACGACCTGCACAAGTGGGCGCTCATCAACCGTGCGCTCGAGTTCGGCCAGCCCGAGCCCGTCGAGACGTACTCGTCGAGCCCGCACCTGTTCACCGACCTCGACATCCCGGCCGGCACCAAGGGACGCCTCACCACCGCGCCCAAGACGCAGACCGTCAGGACGCAGGATGCCGCAAGCTCGCGCTCCGGCGACCGCGACGCCTCGCGCGATTCCGCCCGCGAAGGTGCGCCGCGCCGTCGTCGCCGTCGCGGCGAGGGCACCGGCGAGGGGCCCAGCGCGGAGAACGCCGCACGGGCCGCGGCCCCCGAGGTGCCGACCGAGCACGGTGCCAGAGACGGAGCCGACGGCGCCGGTACGCACGACGGCGGGGGCAAGGAGCACCACGACGGGAACGCCGCTCCGCGGCGCCGTCGCCGTCGCCGGGGCGGCTCGCGTCCGAGCGGGGCACCGACCGGCGCCTGA
- a CDS encoding ferritin-like fold-containing protein — MVKWFWQRQPQGRKLQLRSRDAATDARRVDFEELAPEIDTFLGQAAYLQLGYFETLSELIALTPELAQKESLSRAAGAALIKHEELVALIRDRGDDPTSLMLPFREPLDAFRRATHGVRPQETMLSVHITAGMLDDFYLALSASYGDTGRRVAVILQADDDREAIVDIIGATISSDPEWKSLLAMWGRRLVGDTLLIARAALRPPTLAIADEKKVEPVFTDLMGAHSRRMDAMGLAA; from the coding sequence GTGGTGAAGTGGTTCTGGCAACGGCAGCCCCAGGGACGCAAGCTCCAGCTGCGCTCCCGCGATGCGGCCACCGACGCGCGCCGGGTCGACTTCGAGGAGCTCGCGCCCGAGATCGACACGTTCCTCGGCCAGGCCGCCTACCTGCAGCTCGGGTACTTCGAGACGCTGTCCGAGCTCATCGCCCTCACCCCGGAGCTCGCCCAGAAGGAATCGCTCTCGCGGGCGGCGGGCGCCGCCCTCATCAAGCACGAAGAGCTCGTGGCGCTGATCCGGGACCGCGGGGATGATCCGACCAGCCTGATGCTCCCGTTCCGGGAGCCGCTGGATGCCTTCCGGCGCGCGACCCACGGCGTGCGCCCGCAGGAGACCATGCTCTCGGTGCACATCACAGCCGGCATGCTCGACGACTTCTACCTCGCGCTGTCCGCCAGCTACGGCGACACCGGTCGACGAGTCGCCGTGATCCTGCAGGCCGATGACGACCGCGAGGCGATCGTCGACATCATCGGCGCGACGATCTCCAGCGACCCGGAATGGAAGTCGCTGCTGGCCATGTGGGGCAGGCGCCTGGTCGGCGACACGCTGCTGATCGCACGGGCGGCGCTGCGGCCGCCGACGCTGGCGATCGCGGATGAGAAGAAGGTCGAGCCGGTGTTCACCGACCTGATGGGTGCGCACTCGCGTCGCATGGACGCGATGGGCCTGGCGGCCTGA
- a CDS encoding DUF3107 domain-containing protein: MEIRIGIANTGRELSFDTSQAAADVKKSVAAALDSGATHVEFADAKGTSYIVPTASLAYIELGTEESRRVGFVA, encoded by the coding sequence GTGGAGATCCGCATCGGCATCGCCAACACCGGCCGCGAGCTCAGCTTCGACACGAGCCAGGCCGCGGCCGACGTCAAGAAGTCGGTCGCCGCAGCACTGGACTCGGGCGCCACCCACGTGGAATTCGCCGACGCGAAGGGCACCAGCTACATCGTCCCCACCGCGAGCCTGGCCTACATCGAGCTCGGCACCGAAGAGTCCCGCCGCGTCGGCTTCGTCGCCTGA
- a CDS encoding ATP-dependent helicase, whose protein sequence is MVPGLLSVAPGSLDDAQRAVALLPVDASGVVVGAPGSGKTATVLARAAELVAAGLDPDSLLVLTPSRQTATALRDRLGLAVGRATSGPLARSIASFAYQIVRASAVAAGDEPPQLLTGGDEDQILQDLLEGDAEDEAAGVSRWPAWLGPSIRATKGFRTEVRTFLAESTTLGIEPARLHALAVAHDLPVWASMASFFREYLQVRADMRGAHRDAAGLVREAVGLLRTSPSEVFAGVRVVLVDDAQELTSGGVELLEACVERGIAVVAFGDPDVGAGAFRGATPENFARLSAALGGIHVLPGRHRGTPWQNEIVRRVTQRIGAVGLVGHRAASTDAEPDASVRAFTVRSAAEEYDAIARVLRERHVHDAVPWASCAVIAHDTRQVVALETELAAREVPTRSSGPGRALGALPPVRDLLRLVDLSGRDEWSADEISDALLGTYGRLDPVELRRLRSALRHAALSEAAAAEETMSGAIVPSGWELLLSAMRRPLEFDLLDTREARRGAALARTLATLRAELERGATAHELLWSAWERSALEGGWVDLSRGTGPLAEQAGRDLDAVVAVFQSAKRFAERSLDADPRVFVRGVLDSDVAEDRLDPPSRGDAVQILTPAGALGTEFDTVVIAGMQDGVWPNTRLRGSLLETWRLTDAAAEASVPAGTLDRRRAAMHDELRLLARAMSRATGQVVVTAVDDDDTGPSVFFEFLPDIERRSVDHPLSLRGLVAQYRRGLTDPSARVRGAHAAAQLALLTDAGVPGAAPGEWYGVPSPSSDGPLRDLAIEDVRVSPSRLHTLEECELNWVIGDLGGDAGGTTAGIGTIIHAALEHAEGTDEAGLWAAVQSRWPELTFEAPWRDRAEQTRARDLVRRLHLYLHRFEQSGGRLIGAEPHFEVAIPLDGEEAFDHGAILSGYIDRVELTPEGTVVIMDLKTGKREPQTDAKVVDNPQLGAYQLAFESGAIPAAAGLPPGGAKLLVLRPTATRADYATPWQPPFDEESREAFLARIRAAVSVMRGTMFTAPFEEHCRDEHSYGLCRIHTVGAVSAS, encoded by the coding sequence ATGGTTCCGGGTCTCCTCTCCGTCGCGCCCGGCAGCCTCGATGACGCCCAGCGTGCGGTCGCGCTGCTGCCCGTCGATGCCTCGGGTGTGGTGGTCGGCGCGCCCGGCAGCGGCAAGACGGCGACCGTCCTCGCGCGCGCCGCCGAGCTGGTCGCCGCAGGTCTGGACCCTGATTCGCTGCTCGTGCTGACCCCTTCCCGACAGACGGCCACCGCGCTGCGAGACCGTCTGGGTCTCGCAGTCGGGCGTGCCACATCCGGGCCGCTCGCACGCTCGATCGCCTCGTTCGCATACCAGATCGTGCGGGCCAGCGCCGTGGCCGCAGGCGACGAGCCTCCGCAGCTGCTCACCGGCGGCGACGAGGATCAGATCCTGCAGGATCTGCTCGAGGGCGACGCGGAAGACGAGGCGGCCGGCGTGTCGCGGTGGCCGGCATGGCTGGGGCCGTCGATCCGGGCGACCAAGGGCTTCCGCACCGAGGTGCGGACGTTCCTGGCCGAAAGCACGACGCTCGGCATCGAGCCGGCGCGTCTGCACGCCCTGGCGGTGGCGCACGATCTGCCCGTGTGGGCGAGCATGGCATCCTTCTTCCGCGAATACCTGCAGGTGCGCGCCGATATGCGCGGCGCCCACCGCGACGCCGCCGGACTCGTGCGCGAGGCCGTCGGCCTGCTGCGCACCTCTCCCTCCGAGGTGTTCGCAGGTGTGCGCGTGGTCCTCGTCGACGACGCGCAGGAGTTGACCAGCGGCGGCGTCGAGCTCCTCGAGGCGTGCGTGGAGCGCGGGATCGCCGTCGTGGCGTTCGGTGATCCGGACGTCGGCGCGGGTGCGTTCCGCGGCGCGACGCCGGAGAACTTCGCGCGTCTGTCGGCCGCCCTGGGCGGGATCCATGTCCTGCCCGGGCGCCATCGCGGGACGCCGTGGCAGAACGAGATCGTGCGGCGGGTGACCCAGCGCATCGGTGCGGTGGGCCTGGTGGGTCATCGCGCGGCGTCGACGGACGCGGAGCCGGATGCCTCGGTGCGCGCGTTCACCGTTCGCTCGGCGGCCGAGGAGTACGACGCGATCGCCCGGGTTCTGCGCGAGCGACACGTCCACGACGCCGTGCCCTGGGCCTCATGCGCGGTGATCGCGCACGACACGCGGCAGGTGGTCGCGCTGGAGACCGAACTGGCCGCGCGCGAGGTCCCGACGCGATCCAGTGGCCCGGGGCGCGCGCTGGGCGCGCTGCCCCCGGTGCGCGACCTGCTGCGACTCGTCGATCTGTCCGGACGCGACGAGTGGAGCGCCGACGAGATCTCGGACGCACTGCTGGGGACGTACGGCCGGCTCGACCCGGTCGAACTGCGCCGGCTGCGCTCGGCGCTTCGGCACGCGGCGCTGTCCGAAGCCGCGGCGGCGGAGGAGACGATGTCCGGGGCGATCGTGCCGTCCGGGTGGGAGCTGCTGCTGTCGGCGATGCGTCGGCCGCTCGAATTCGATCTCCTCGACACCCGCGAAGCGCGACGCGGCGCCGCGCTCGCCCGGACCCTCGCGACGCTGCGGGCGGAGCTGGAACGCGGCGCCACCGCCCACGAGCTGCTGTGGAGCGCATGGGAGCGCAGCGCCCTCGAAGGCGGATGGGTCGACCTCTCACGTGGCACGGGGCCGCTGGCCGAGCAGGCCGGCAGGGACCTGGACGCCGTGGTCGCGGTGTTCCAGTCCGCCAAGCGGTTCGCCGAACGGTCGCTCGATGCCGATCCCCGCGTCTTCGTGCGGGGCGTCCTGGACAGCGACGTCGCCGAGGACCGCCTCGACCCGCCGTCCAGGGGCGACGCGGTGCAGATCCTCACCCCCGCGGGCGCGCTGGGAACCGAGTTCGACACCGTGGTGATCGCCGGCATGCAGGACGGCGTGTGGCCGAACACGCGGCTGCGCGGCAGCCTGCTGGAGACGTGGCGGTTGACGGATGCGGCGGCCGAGGCATCCGTCCCCGCCGGCACCCTCGACCGGCGTCGGGCGGCGATGCACGATGAGCTGCGGCTGCTCGCACGCGCGATGTCGCGGGCGACCGGCCAGGTGGTGGTGACCGCCGTCGACGATGACGACACCGGTCCGAGCGTGTTCTTCGAGTTCCTGCCGGACATCGAGCGGCGAAGCGTCGATCATCCGCTGTCCCTGCGCGGGCTCGTGGCGCAGTACCGTCGCGGGCTGACCGATCCGTCCGCCCGAGTGCGCGGCGCGCATGCGGCCGCACAGCTGGCGCTGCTGACCGATGCGGGGGTTCCCGGCGCGGCGCCCGGCGAATGGTACGGCGTGCCGTCTCCCAGCTCCGACGGGCCGCTGCGGGACCTGGCGATCGAGGACGTGCGCGTCTCGCCGTCGCGCCTGCACACGCTCGAGGAGTGCGAGCTGAACTGGGTCATCGGCGACCTCGGCGGAGACGCGGGCGGAACCACGGCCGGGATCGGGACGATCATCCACGCCGCGCTCGAACACGCCGAGGGCACCGATGAAGCGGGTCTGTGGGCCGCGGTGCAGTCGCGCTGGCCCGAGCTGACGTTCGAGGCGCCGTGGCGTGACCGCGCCGAGCAGACGCGCGCGCGGGACCTGGTGCGGAGGCTGCACCTGTATCTGCACCGCTTCGAGCAGTCCGGTGGTCGCCTGATCGGCGCGGAGCCGCACTTCGAAGTCGCGATCCCCCTCGACGGCGAGGAGGCGTTCGACCACGGCGCGATCCTGTCCGGATACATCGATCGCGTGGAGCTGACGCCGGAGGGCACGGTCGTGATCATGGACCTGAAGACCGGCAAGCGCGAGCCCCAGACCGATGCGAAGGTGGTCGACAACCCGCAGCTGGGCGCCTACCAGCTGGCATTCGAATCCGGGGCGATCCCGGCGGCGGCCGGATTGCCGCCCGGGGGCGCGAAGCTGCTGGTGCTCCGGCCCACCGCCACGCGCGCCGATTACGCGACCCCGTGGCAGCCGCCCTTCGACGAGGAGAGCCGTGAGGCCTTCCTCGCCCGGATCCGTGCGGCGGTCTCGGTCATGCGCGGGACGATGTTCACTGCACCGTTCGAGGAGCACTGTCGCGACGAGCATTCCTACGGGCTGTGCCGGATCCACACCGTGGGGGCGGTGAGCGCGTCATGA
- a CDS encoding ATP-dependent DNA helicase, translated as MSATAIGAAPASAPSSASARLSAVTIAAALGQFPPTAEQAAVIEAPLAPALVIAGAGSGKTETMASRVVWLVANGLVRRDEVLGLTFTRKAAGELAERIQRRLQRLSEFERRGLLPALPVLHADGRLDVFAELERASDSDASAATASRASAMDALAVLVGADSAEPDDDALLHRPTVSTYNSFADQIVREHAVRIGRDAEAAILSESAAWLLMRRVVFASDDPRLEERVEAVRSIIDAALRIARDGTDNLVDFAELARFPSRFRTVLEKPSTSRATVVYKDVEDAEGKVSALALLTDLAREYAIEKRRIGVLDFSDQVAGALEVVRAHAAVAEELRERYRVVLLDEYQDTSVVQTDLLATLFAGTAVMAVGDPHQAIYGWRGASAGNLGGFAAAFSPDAECARFSLLTSWRNSAAVLEAANAVLAPLADSAPVPVQALRARPAAPEGRVQLAFDADLDAETDRVAAWFAQVRAARAREGRPTTGAILFRSKKHMVRFGDALGRRGIPHRILGLGGLLSTPEVVDVVSALRVLSDPTAGSALIRLLAGPRFSIGLPDLRELAALARRIARHDTALQPLAPEVIERIRSSAGDEDGSLIDALDFFPRHAPDHGWLAGFTPAARERLREAAVVFAGLRRAIGMPVPELVRLIELELRLDIELAANEARGPARIASSQLRAFVDELQGFLAADESGSISNLLAWLDHAEQLDEFAPRTEPPEDDVVQLLTIHGSKGLEWDAVAVVRLVKDELPSMARDTKGWLGFGILPYSFRGDSAWLPALGWQSAQNQQELKAAIDAFVAANRARQLDEDRRLAYVAVTRARDHLLLTGASWSGTKRPRQRSVFLTEIAEALGVELPEDDPGDDPYLGERRTLSWPIDPLGARRPAVHAAAAAVERALASPRAEPDADVSLLLAEREARSRPAVGSAPTRIAASRFKEFVSDYDAAVGRLARPLPERPFEQTRRGTLFHAWVEHRSGRVGTAGSLDDALWEHEDDPSSAAVSSEDSAILEQLKATFAASEWGPLSPIEVETEIDFTLTDLDGRPHIVICKLDAVYRRQDRGGRIEIVDWKTGAPPRSGAEREERMLQLELYRRAYHEKHGVPVEDIDVALYYVAADLVLRA; from the coding sequence ATGAGCGCCACTGCGATCGGTGCCGCACCGGCATCCGCTCCCTCGTCGGCCTCCGCACGGCTCTCGGCCGTCACGATCGCCGCGGCGCTCGGACAGTTCCCCCCGACCGCCGAACAGGCGGCGGTCATCGAGGCGCCGCTGGCGCCGGCGCTCGTGATCGCCGGCGCGGGCAGCGGCAAGACCGAGACCATGGCGTCGCGGGTGGTGTGGCTGGTCGCCAACGGACTGGTCCGCCGCGACGAGGTGCTCGGTCTGACCTTCACCCGGAAGGCGGCCGGCGAGCTCGCCGAGCGGATCCAGCGTCGGCTGCAGCGACTGTCCGAGTTCGAGCGACGCGGGCTGCTGCCCGCCCTCCCGGTGCTGCACGCCGACGGTCGCCTGGACGTCTTCGCCGAGCTCGAGCGCGCGTCCGACTCCGATGCGTCGGCGGCGACCGCGTCGCGCGCGAGCGCGATGGACGCGCTGGCTGTGCTGGTCGGCGCCGACTCCGCCGAGCCTGATGACGATGCGCTGCTGCACCGGCCGACGGTCTCGACGTACAACAGCTTCGCCGACCAGATCGTGCGCGAGCACGCCGTCCGGATCGGCCGGGACGCCGAGGCGGCGATCCTGTCCGAATCCGCGGCTTGGCTGCTGATGCGACGTGTCGTCTTCGCCTCCGATGATCCGCGGCTCGAGGAGCGTGTGGAGGCGGTCCGCAGCATCATCGACGCCGCCCTGCGCATCGCACGCGACGGCACCGACAACCTGGTCGACTTCGCCGAACTCGCCCGGTTCCCGAGCCGATTCCGCACGGTGCTCGAGAAGCCGTCGACCAGCCGCGCCACCGTCGTCTACAAAGACGTGGAGGATGCCGAGGGCAAGGTCTCCGCGCTGGCGCTGCTGACCGACCTCGCGCGCGAGTACGCGATCGAGAAGCGCCGCATCGGTGTGCTCGACTTCTCGGATCAGGTCGCCGGCGCTCTGGAGGTGGTTCGGGCGCACGCCGCGGTCGCGGAGGAGTTGCGCGAGCGCTATCGCGTCGTGCTGCTGGACGAGTACCAGGACACCTCCGTCGTGCAGACCGACCTGCTGGCGACGCTGTTCGCCGGGACCGCCGTGATGGCCGTCGGCGATCCGCATCAGGCCATCTACGGGTGGCGGGGTGCCAGCGCCGGGAATCTCGGCGGCTTCGCCGCCGCCTTCAGCCCCGATGCGGAGTGCGCCCGATTCTCGCTCCTGACCAGCTGGCGCAACAGTGCGGCGGTCCTGGAGGCGGCCAACGCCGTGCTGGCGCCGCTGGCGGATTCGGCGCCGGTTCCCGTGCAGGCCCTGCGCGCCCGACCGGCGGCTCCCGAGGGCCGTGTCCAGCTCGCCTTCGACGCCGACCTGGACGCCGAGACCGACCGCGTAGCCGCGTGGTTCGCACAGGTCCGGGCCGCCCGGGCACGCGAGGGCCGCCCGACCACCGGCGCCATCCTGTTCCGCAGCAAGAAGCACATGGTCCGCTTCGGCGACGCGCTCGGGCGACGCGGCATCCCGCACCGCATCCTGGGGCTGGGTGGACTCCTCTCCACCCCCGAAGTCGTCGACGTCGTCTCCGCGCTCCGTGTGCTCAGCGATCCGACCGCGGGCTCGGCGCTGATCCGACTGCTGGCCGGTCCGCGCTTCTCGATCGGTCTGCCCGACCTTCGCGAACTGGCCGCGCTGGCTCGGCGGATCGCCCGCCACGACACCGCCTTGCAGCCGCTGGCGCCGGAAGTGATCGAGCGGATCCGCAGCAGCGCAGGCGACGAGGACGGCTCGCTCATCGACGCCCTGGATTTCTTCCCGCGGCACGCTCCCGACCACGGGTGGCTGGCGGGCTTCACGCCGGCGGCGCGCGAACGGCTGCGCGAGGCGGCCGTGGTGTTCGCCGGACTTCGGCGGGCGATCGGGATGCCGGTGCCGGAGCTGGTCCGCCTGATCGAGCTCGAGCTGCGACTGGACATCGAGCTGGCAGCCAACGAGGCGCGAGGCCCCGCGCGCATCGCGTCGTCGCAGTTGCGCGCGTTCGTCGACGAGCTGCAGGGCTTCCTCGCAGCCGACGAGTCCGGCTCGATCAGCAACCTGCTCGCGTGGCTGGACCACGCGGAGCAGCTGGACGAATTCGCACCCCGCACCGAGCCGCCCGAGGACGACGTGGTGCAGCTGCTCACGATCCACGGGTCGAAAGGACTCGAATGGGACGCCGTCGCCGTGGTGCGGCTGGTCAAAGACGAGCTTCCGAGCATGGCCCGCGACACGAAGGGGTGGCTCGGATTCGGCATCCTGCCGTACTCGTTCCGGGGCGATTCCGCATGGCTTCCCGCCCTCGGCTGGCAGAGCGCGCAGAACCAGCAGGAGTTGAAGGCGGCGATCGATGCGTTCGTCGCTGCCAACCGCGCCCGCCAGCTCGACGAGGACCGGCGGTTGGCGTACGTGGCCGTCACCCGCGCCCGCGATCACCTGCTGCTGACCGGAGCGAGCTGGTCGGGGACGAAACGACCTCGACAGCGCAGCGTGTTCCTCACCGAGATCGCGGAAGCGCTGGGTGTCGAGCTTCCCGAGGACGATCCGGGAGACGACCCGTACCTGGGGGAGCGGCGAACGCTGTCGTGGCCGATCGATCCGCTCGGCGCACGACGGCCCGCCGTGCACGCCGCGGCAGCGGCTGTGGAGCGTGCGTTGGCGTCACCGCGAGCCGAACCCGACGCCGACGTCTCGCTCCTGCTCGCCGAGCGCGAGGCGCGCTCCAGGCCCGCCGTCGGATCGGCGCCGACCCGTATCGCCGCGTCCCGGTTCAAGGAGTTCGTCTCCGACTACGACGCCGCCGTCGGCCGCCTCGCCCGGCCGCTTCCGGAGCGGCCGTTCGAGCAGACGCGCCGCGGAACGCTCTTCCACGCCTGGGTGGAGCATCGCTCCGGACGGGTGGGTACCGCCGGGTCACTCGACGACGCGCTCTGGGAGCACGAGGACGACCCGTCCTCGGCCGCGGTGTCCTCAGAGGATTCCGCGATCCTCGAGCAGCTGAAGGCGACCTTCGCCGCCTCCGAATGGGGGCCCCTCAGCCCGATCGAGGTCGAGACGGAGATCGATTTCACCCTGACCGATCTCGACGGCCGACCGCACATCGTCATCTGCAAGCTCGATGCCGTGTACCGCAGGCAAGACCGCGGTGGGCGCATCGAGATCGTCGACTGGAAGACCGGTGCGCCACCGCGCTCGGGAGCGGAGCGCGAGGAGCGGATGCTGCAGCTCGAGCTCTACCGGCGCGCGTACCACGAGAAGCATGGAGTGCCCGTCGAGGACATCGACGTCGCGCTGTACTACGTCGCCGCCGACCTGGTCCTGCGCGCCTGA
- a CDS encoding phosphotransferase, producing MARSPLTLAASVTSALPRVGVVGFGALTEGATGRYDAAVADLDDGRRVVVRAPADPSSASELAAEARALRALTPGVRGLLPFRAPELLGEAGLGETRAVVVDFLPGYRVDAAHLPSGRGAATSIGEALAALHALPLSIIRTEGLPVRTPQQVRDDVARLADRAAATGSVPVSLIVRWKRALAADELWRFESAVVLGGAGAASFLFEDVDAEPRVTGVLEWHGLSVGDPASDLQWLASAPTAADDVYAAYVAHSRRAPDGLARERARLYAELEFAKWLVHGAEAGRADIVDDAVGLLESLAAGVRDDDIVLDSALGVDDAIALLDRVPASTAAVDTSMQTDAYDPEELSLWVTGDIDEDEGGSAADSDPVPVDAPVAPAASHDDTSTAPIDISAWTRQTAAPADDAEVQADAARSSDAALKRWLAD from the coding sequence ATGGCACGCTCACCCCTCACTTTAGCCGCGTCGGTGACCTCGGCTCTGCCTCGGGTCGGCGTCGTCGGATTCGGCGCGCTCACCGAAGGAGCGACCGGCCGGTACGACGCCGCCGTCGCGGACCTCGATGACGGGCGGCGAGTCGTCGTCCGCGCTCCCGCCGACCCGTCCTCCGCCTCGGAACTGGCCGCCGAGGCGCGCGCGCTTCGCGCCCTGACCCCGGGGGTGCGTGGTCTGCTGCCGTTCCGCGCGCCCGAACTCCTCGGCGAAGCAGGACTCGGCGAGACCCGCGCGGTCGTGGTCGACTTCCTGCCCGGGTACCGGGTGGATGCCGCGCATCTGCCGTCCGGTCGTGGCGCAGCGACTTCGATCGGCGAGGCCCTCGCCGCCCTGCACGCGTTGCCGCTGTCGATCATCCGCACCGAGGGACTCCCGGTGCGCACGCCCCAGCAGGTCCGCGATGACGTGGCACGACTGGCGGATCGGGCGGCGGCCACCGGCTCCGTCCCGGTGTCCCTCATCGTGCGCTGGAAGCGCGCGCTGGCCGCCGACGAGCTGTGGCGGTTCGAGTCGGCGGTCGTCCTCGGCGGAGCAGGTGCGGCGTCCTTCCTCTTCGAGGATGTCGATGCCGAACCCCGCGTCACCGGAGTGCTGGAGTGGCACGGACTCTCCGTCGGCGACCCGGCGTCGGATCTGCAGTGGCTGGCCTCCGCGCCCACCGCGGCCGACGACGTCTACGCCGCGTACGTGGCGCACAGTCGCCGTGCCCCCGACGGTCTGGCACGCGAGCGCGCGCGCCTCTACGCCGAACTCGAGTTCGCCAAGTGGCTCGTGCACGGTGCCGAGGCCGGCCGCGCCGACATCGTCGACGATGCTGTGGGGCTGCTCGAATCGCTCGCCGCGGGTGTGCGCGACGATGACATCGTGCTGGATTCCGCGCTCGGCGTGGACGATGCCATCGCGCTGCTGGATCGTGTCCCCGCGTCAACGGCGGCGGTGGACACGTCCATGCAGACCGACGCCTACGACCCTGAAGAGCTGTCCCTCTGGGTGACCGGCGACATCGATGAAGACGAGGGTGGTTCGGCGGCCGACTCCGATCCCGTGCCCGTCGACGCTCCTGTCGCCCCGGCCGCCTCGCACGACGACACCTCGACGGCGCCGATCGACATCTCGGCGTGGACGAGGCAGACCGCCGCCCCCGCCGACGACGCCGAGGTGCAGGCGGATGCAGCTCGCTCGTCGGACGCCGCGCTGAAGCGCTGGCTCGCCGACTGA